From Rhodospirillaceae bacterium, the proteins below share one genomic window:
- the cobW gene encoding cobalamin biosynthesis protein CobW yields MSYSAAKIPATIITGFLGAGKTTMVRHLLGNANGRRLAVIVNEFGAEGVDGETLKSCGIEDCPEENIVELANGCLCCTVADDFLPTMQALIDRDEPPDHIVIETSGLALPKPLIKAFDWPDIRSRMTVDGVVAVIDGPAVAEGRFADDLEAVEAMRREDPSIEHDNPLQELYEDQLMAADIVVLNKTDLLEAETLPELRESIAESAGRSLRMIATQEGAVDPAILLGLDAAAEDDLAARPSHHDGEDDHEHDDFESFDVALGEIASPESFADRLSRIAAAHDILRIKGFVAVAGKPMRLAVQGVGQRINHHYDRPWAVEESRETRLVVIGQTGMDRPAITAALAA; encoded by the coding sequence ATGAGCTATTCCGCCGCCAAAATTCCCGCCACCATCATCACCGGCTTTCTCGGCGCCGGGAAGACCACGATGGTGCGCCATCTGCTCGGCAACGCGAACGGCCGGCGGCTCGCCGTCATCGTCAACGAGTTCGGCGCGGAGGGCGTCGACGGCGAGACGCTGAAGAGCTGCGGGATCGAGGACTGCCCGGAGGAGAATATCGTCGAGCTGGCCAACGGCTGCCTGTGCTGCACCGTGGCCGACGATTTCCTGCCGACCATGCAGGCGCTGATCGACCGGGACGAACCGCCCGACCATATCGTGATCGAAACCTCCGGCCTGGCGCTGCCCAAGCCGCTGATAAAGGCGTTCGACTGGCCGGACATCCGATCCCGCATGACGGTGGACGGCGTGGTCGCCGTGATCGACGGTCCGGCGGTCGCCGAAGGCCGCTTCGCCGACGATCTGGAGGCCGTCGAGGCGATGCGCCGGGAAGACCCCTCCATCGAACACGACAACCCGCTCCAGGAACTCTACGAAGACCAGCTCATGGCGGCGGATATCGTCGTCCTCAACAAGACGGACCTGCTGGAGGCGGAGACGCTGCCGGAGTTGCGCGAGTCGATCGCCGAGTCGGCCGGCCGCTCGCTCAGGATGATTGCAACGCAGGAAGGCGCGGTCGATCCGGCGATCCTGCTCGGCCTCGACGCAGCGGCGGAGGACGATCTGGCCGCCCGGCCGTCGCACCATGACGGCGAGGACGACCACGAGCACGACGACTTCGAATCCTTTGACGTGGCGCTCGGGGAAATCGCGTCGCCGGAGTCGTTCGCCGACCGCCTGTCGCGCATTGCGGCCGCGCACGACATCCTCCGGATCAAGGGGTTCGTCGCGGTCGCCGGCAAGCCGATGCGCCTTGCCGTTCAGGGAGTCGGGCAACGGATCAACCATCACTACGACCGTCCCTGGGCTGTCGAAGAAAGCCGTGAGACCCGTCTGGTCGTCATCGGGCAGACCGGCATGGACCGCCCGGCCATTACCGCGGCGCTTGCTGCCTGA
- a CDS encoding DUF1636 domain-containing protein — protein sequence MTDRRPVLHICLTCKPAGEEPAAPGEDTAGARLHAAVVDRLHVRHLADSVRVNPVTCMANCEHGCSLAVSAPGKWAYLAGYLSAELADDVIDYALVYAASKTGVVMPSKRAPSLRDVIVARVPAHPDDLPEPRENA from the coding sequence ATGACCGACCGGCGCCCGGTTCTGCATATCTGCCTGACTTGCAAGCCGGCGGGGGAGGAACCCGCCGCGCCGGGCGAGGACACCGCGGGCGCCCGGCTGCACGCGGCGGTCGTGGACCGATTGCACGTGCGGCATCTGGCGGACTCGGTCCGGGTCAATCCGGTCACCTGCATGGCCAACTGCGAGCACGGCTGCAGCCTGGCGGTCTCGGCGCCGGGCAAATGGGCCTATCTCGCCGGCTACCTCTCGGCCGAGCTGGCGGACGACGTGATCGACTACGCGCTGGTCTACGCCGCATCGAAGACCGGCGTGGTCATGCCGTCGAAGCGCGCGCCTTCCCTGCGCGACGTCATCGTCGCCCGCGTGCCGGCCCATCCCGACGATCTCCCCGAACCGCGAGAGAATGCATGA
- the cobU gene encoding bifunctional adenosylcobinamide kinase/adenosylcobinamide-phosphate guanylyltransferase produces MTLDNLTLVLGGARSGKSRHGEALVEAAPPPWYYIATAEALDDEMRRRIDKHRKRRGADWRTVEAPLDLAAALDAAPDGAPVLVDCLTLWLSNLMLEDRPVGPAADGLIEALERRNGRTVLVSNEVGLGIVPENRLARDFRDAAGNLHRRVAAIAQHVHFMVAGIPMIVKGPQ; encoded by the coding sequence ATGACTCTCGATAACCTCACTCTCGTCCTCGGAGGCGCACGCTCGGGCAAGAGCCGCCACGGCGAGGCGCTGGTCGAGGCCGCGCCGCCGCCCTGGTACTACATCGCGACCGCCGAAGCCCTGGACGACGAAATGCGCCGGCGCATCGACAAACACCGGAAACGGCGCGGCGCCGATTGGCGGACGGTCGAGGCGCCGCTCGACCTCGCCGCCGCCCTGGACGCCGCCCCGGACGGCGCGCCCGTATTGGTCGATTGCCTGACGCTGTGGCTCAGCAACCTGATGCTCGAGGACCGCCCGGTCGGCCCGGCGGCAGACGGATTGATCGAGGCGCTGGAGCGCCGGAATGGCAGGACCGTACTGGTTTCGAACGAAGTCGGCCTGGGAATCGTCCCGGAAAACCGGCTCGCCCGGGACTTCCGCGATGCCGCCGGCAACCTGCACCGCAGGGTTGCTGCAATCGCGCAACATGTGCACTTCATGGTGGCCGGGATTCCCATGATCGTCAAAGGACCGCAATGA